The genomic stretch GACTCCCTCTCCGATCTGCTGCGGCTGGAAGCCCGTTAGGTCAGACCCGATTCCGGCACCAGCCGTGACACCCGCAGCCAGGGGCCCCAGGGATTGGCGACACCGACCAGGCGTACGCGCCGGGGCGACTCCTGAAGGCGCAGCCAGTGGTGCAGGCCTGGCTCCAGGGTGATCAGCGGCCAGGGACGGCCAGGGCCCTCGAGGCTGTACCCCCCGGTGCCATCAGGCACCAGGGTGCCCGCGAAGACCTGTTGATGGGGTTCGGCCGGGGCCTGGAAGGGGCCCGGAGGCTCACTGCCGGCCAGGGTCCCCCGCGGCAGCAGCAACCCTGGATCCTGCAGGGCACGGCGCTGGCGGTCCTTCCATTCGGGATGGTGCCAGGGGGTGTCCCACAGGGGCATCGGTCCTGCCGGCGCCGCGGGATCGCTGATCAGGGCCTCCTGCAGGAGCCGCACGTCGAGGGCGGCCGGCGCCCTTCCGGAGCTGACGCAGAGGGCTGCCGCTGCTCCGGCGGCCTGGCCGATGTTGAGGATCAACGGTTGCAGACGGGTGGCGCCGTTGGCCATGTGGCTGCAGCTGATGGCCTTGTCCGCGGCCAGCAGGTTGTCGCACTCGGCGCTCACCAGCGCCCCGTAGGGAACCATGAACGGGGTGCCGCTCCAGCGGCCACCCCAGCGACAGCTCTTCGGGGCCAGGGGCCAGTCCTCGCCGGGGTAGTGGTGATCATTGGCGTAGTTGCCCACCGCGATGGCGCTGCAGCGGCCCTCCTGATCGAATGGGATCGGCCCGATCCAGGCCCCGTCGTCGTCGGAGGTGTTCTTGGCGCCGGCAGGGATCAGGGGAAGCAGATCCTGCTCCAGCACCAGGCGCTGGCCCACCAGCCGCCGGCCTTCCCGCCAGTAGGGCATCAGGGCCAGGGCCGATGGCCCAGCCAGCGCCGAGCGGTCCCCGGTGCCATCGGGGAACACTCGGGCCGGTTGCA from Synechococcus sp. CBW1107 encodes the following:
- a CDS encoding FAD-dependent oxidoreductase, whose amino-acid sequence is MGARDDQADVVVWGGGSGGVTAALQAARGGADTLLLTPGPWLGGMVSAAGVCAPDGNELSPWQSGLWGALLRALQREEPEGLDHNWVSCFGWRPASAERVLRNWVTAEPRLRWWSGCRLRQLERSGSRLTAMVLDHEGERVRLALQLAIDGSDRGDLLPLAEVPFRLGWEASDDWGEPSAPTRERLKTDPFFRHQPVQSPTWVVLGQESAGSCQDGAVPAAPFERATESFGLERTLSYGRLPGGLVMLNWPLHGNDWHVGLERAFQADCTGQAELERAMQEHSLAFLAALSEASGGWLQPARVFPDGTGDRSALAGPSALALMPYWREGRRLVGQRLVLEQDLLPLIPAGAKNTSDDDGAWIGPIPFDQEGRCSAIAVGNYANDHHYPGEDWPLAPKSCRWGGRWSGTPFMVPYGALVSAECDNLLAADKAISCSHMANGATRLQPLILNIGQAAGAAAALCVSSGRAPAALDVRLLQEALISDPAAPAGPMPLWDTPWHHPEWKDRQRRALQDPGLLLPRGTLAGSEPPGPFQAPAEPHQQVFAGTLVPDGTGGYSLEGPGRPWPLITLEPGLHHWLRLQESPRRVRLVGVANPWGPWLRVSRLVPESGLT